A section of the Humulus lupulus chromosome 2, drHumLupu1.1, whole genome shotgun sequence genome encodes:
- the LOC133814256 gene encoding meiotic nuclear division protein 1 homolog, producing the protein MAVGINQHFGEKDKRERRLYVLGEKEGHYGWGFYWVVDNLWLSRSWKIELLKLQNNDTVFLFLDHSHQSKKRGLSLEEKREKILQIFYDSQDFFLELEKLGPKKGVITQSMKDVVQSLVDNDLVSKDKIGTSVYFWSLPSCAGNQLRNVTRKLESDLHSSKKRFAELAEQCESLKKGREASDEREEALNELKSIQQKHTELKEEMEQYADNDPAAFEAMRSAIEVAHSAANRWTEILTGTMLSNPKLLKMASEGMKNLRPEDLKNAAE; encoded by the exons ATGGCAGTTGGAATTAATCAGCATTTTGGAGAAAAGGACAAAAGAGAAAGAAGACTTTATGTTTTGGGAGAAAAAGAGGGGCATTATG GATGGGGATTTTATTGGGTGGTGGATAACTTATGGCTATCTAGAAGTTGGAAGATTGAACTTCTGAAGTTGCAAAATAATGATACAGTATTTTTGTTTCTTGATCATTCTCATCAA TCAAAGAAAAGAGGTCTTTCGCTGGAAGAGAAGCGTGAGAaaattcttcaaatattttaCGATTCTCAAGACTTCTTCCTT GAACTTGAGAAATTAGGACCAAAGAAAGGTGTGATTACCCAGTCTATGAAAGATGTTGTCCAAAGTCTAGTGGACAATGATCTTGTTTCAAAAGACAAGATAGGAACCTCT GTGTATTTTTGGAGTCTTCCTAGCTGTGCTGGAAATCAG CTGAGAAATGTAACTCGCAAACTTGAATCCGATCTTCATAGTAGTAAGAAGCGGTTTGCAGAACTTGCTGAGCAGTGTGAATCGTTAAAGAAGGGGCGAGAGGCATCT GATGAAAGAGAGGAGGCTTTAAATGAGTTGAAATCCATTCAGCAAAAGCATACTGAGCTGAAG gaAGAAATGGAACAATATGCGGACAATGATCCAGCTGCCTTTGAAGCAATGA GAAGTGCAATTGAAGTTGCTCATTCAGCAGCTAACAGATGGACGG AGATACTGACTGGAACA ATGTTGTCTAATCCGAAGTTATTAAAGATGGCCTCTGAAGGCATGAAGAACTTGAGGCCTGAAGACCTGAAGAATGCAGCAGAATAG